One genomic window of Streptomyces sp. NBC_01498 includes the following:
- a CDS encoding ABC transporter ATP-binding protein, with protein sequence MTSIELTRLTKEYGATRAVDRLTCRIGPGRVTGFLGPNGAGKSTTMRLVLGLDRPTSGTATVGGRPYTTLREPLRTVGALLDAQAAHGSRTARDHLRFLAVSNGLSAHRVDDVLQEAGLTAVARRRIGTFSLGMRQRLGIAAALLGDPPVLMLDEPTNGLDPEGIVWIRGLLRRLAGEGRTVLVSSHLMNETAALTDHVVVLGRGRLLADTPTQDFIEQHSQARVRVRSGDPIRLRATLLARGHTVTEDEGGRWVVEDATAEQIGSVAAREGIPVLELTDERGSLEAAYFALTTAETEFAADPDPDAADTTADADPAAESAAGSRPSPTGPQEV encoded by the coding sequence ATGACCAGCATCGAGCTCACCCGGCTCACCAAGGAGTACGGAGCCACCCGCGCCGTGGACCGGCTGACGTGCCGCATCGGACCCGGCCGGGTCACCGGATTCCTCGGCCCCAACGGCGCCGGCAAGTCCACCACCATGCGCCTCGTCCTCGGCCTCGACCGCCCCACCTCCGGCACCGCCACCGTCGGAGGCCGCCCCTACACCACACTTCGCGAACCCCTGCGCACGGTCGGCGCCCTGCTCGACGCACAGGCCGCCCACGGTTCCCGCACCGCCCGCGACCATCTGCGCTTCCTCGCCGTCAGCAACGGCCTGTCGGCCCACCGGGTGGACGACGTCCTCCAGGAAGCCGGTCTCACCGCCGTGGCCCGGCGCCGCATCGGTACCTTCTCGCTCGGCATGCGCCAGCGGCTCGGCATCGCCGCCGCGCTGCTCGGCGATCCGCCCGTCCTCATGCTGGACGAGCCCACCAACGGCCTCGACCCGGAAGGCATCGTCTGGATCCGCGGGCTGCTGCGCCGGCTCGCCGGCGAAGGCCGTACGGTCCTGGTCTCCAGCCACCTGATGAACGAGACGGCGGCGCTGACCGACCACGTCGTCGTCCTCGGCCGGGGCCGGCTCCTCGCCGACACCCCCACACAGGACTTCATCGAACAGCACAGCCAGGCACGCGTCCGCGTCCGCAGCGGTGACCCCATCCGGCTGCGGGCGACCCTCCTGGCCCGGGGCCACACGGTGACCGAGGACGAGGGCGGCCGATGGGTCGTCGAGGACGCCACCGCCGAACAGATCGGCTCCGTCGCCGCCCGGGAGGGCATCCCCGTCCTCGAACTCACCGACGAACGCGGCTCGTTGGAGGCGGCCTACTTCGCACTCACCACGGCCGAGACGGAGTTCGCCGCCGACCCCGACCCCGACGCC
- a CDS encoding sensor histidine kinase — MPGLLLSLTYAVTYTRWLHLLVGAIVPFACALVYPGLIDPSPADWLLIAVLPVPLALIAALVPSVRRSEGLQARLMLFPGPYARGRTGEDPGVSTVSSASWSDRARTGVWLVLRLETGLVIALLTRELWTLALSLAGAAAGDPDVADPFLRVPATGWGYGLLAPVPVLVLIVVTAGTGALMARAARRLLGPSVRERLSELEKRAERLLERDHIARELHDSLGHALTLAVVQAGAARTAGDPQFTDRALEAIEETGRAALEDLDRVLLVLRESGRPAAARPTLGDAGRLLDSARSSGARVDAEVTGPVELVPAAVSREAYRMLQEGLTNVLRHAGPVPVGMRIAVEKAWLRLEIRNPLPGTAPVAGTGGGRGLRGIRERAALLGGEARAGRDGGQWLLRVDLPLR; from the coding sequence ATGCCGGGCCTTCTGCTGTCGCTGACGTACGCGGTGACCTACACGCGCTGGCTGCATCTGCTGGTGGGGGCGATCGTGCCGTTCGCCTGCGCGTTGGTCTATCCGGGGCTGATCGATCCGTCGCCGGCGGACTGGCTGCTGATCGCGGTCCTTCCGGTGCCGCTGGCCCTGATCGCCGCCCTGGTGCCGTCGGTCCGCCGTTCGGAAGGGCTTCAGGCGCGGCTGATGCTGTTCCCCGGTCCTTACGCGCGCGGGCGGACCGGGGAGGACCCGGGTGTGTCCACCGTCTCCTCCGCCTCGTGGAGCGACCGGGCCAGAACCGGTGTCTGGCTGGTCCTGCGTCTCGAAACAGGGCTGGTCATCGCCCTGTTGACCCGTGAGCTGTGGACGCTCGCGCTGTCGTTGGCCGGGGCCGCCGCCGGGGATCCCGATGTCGCCGATCCGTTCCTGCGCGTCCCGGCCACGGGATGGGGTTACGGCCTGCTGGCACCGGTGCCCGTGCTGGTGCTGATCGTGGTGACCGCCGGGACGGGAGCGCTCATGGCGCGGGCGGCCCGCCGGCTCCTGGGGCCGTCGGTCAGGGAGCGCCTGTCCGAACTGGAGAAGCGCGCCGAGCGGTTGCTGGAACGCGACCACATCGCGCGGGAGTTGCACGACAGCCTGGGCCACGCGCTGACTCTGGCGGTGGTGCAGGCGGGTGCCGCCCGGACGGCGGGCGACCCGCAGTTCACCGACCGGGCGCTGGAGGCCATCGAGGAGACGGGGCGGGCCGCGCTGGAGGATCTGGACAGGGTGCTGCTGGTGCTGCGCGAGTCGGGGCGGCCGGCCGCCGCCCGGCCGACTCTCGGTGACGCGGGCCGGCTGCTGGATTCCGCGCGCTCCTCGGGGGCGCGGGTGGACGCGGAGGTGACGGGGCCGGTGGAGCTGGTCCCGGCGGCGGTCTCCCGTGAGGCGTACCGGATGCTCCAGGAGGGGCTCACCAATGTGCTGCGGCACGCGGGTCCCGTGCCGGTCGGGATGCGTATCGCCGTGGAGAAGGCGTGGCTGCGCCTGGAGATACGCAATCCGCTGCCCGGCACGGCCCCGGTGGCGGGCACGGGCGGTGGTCGCGGGCTGCGCGGTATCCGTGAGCGGGCCGCGCTGCTCGGCGGCGAGGCACGGGCGGGGCGGGACGGCGGGCAGTGGCTGCTGCGCGTCGATCTGCCGCTGCGGTGA
- a CDS encoding response regulator transcription factor: protein MALTVLLVDDEPLVRVGLRAVLEAQPDITVVGEAADGAAVIPLVRELAPDVVLMDVRMPLMDGIEATRAVLRTVPDPPRIVVVTTFENDEYVYGALRAGAGGFLLKRARPAEIVHAVRLVAEGDSLLFPAAVRELAASYGRGPGSAEARTVMERAALTEREADVLRLMARGLSNAEIAARLVVGTETVKSHVSSVLAKLGARDRTQAVIAAYESGFVRPG from the coding sequence ATGGCGCTCACCGTTCTCCTGGTCGACGACGAGCCGCTCGTACGGGTCGGCCTGCGCGCGGTGCTGGAGGCGCAGCCGGACATCACCGTGGTGGGTGAGGCCGCCGACGGGGCGGCGGTGATTCCTCTGGTACGGGAACTGGCCCCCGATGTCGTCCTCATGGATGTGCGTATGCCGCTGATGGACGGCATCGAGGCGACCCGGGCGGTGCTGCGGACGGTCCCGGACCCGCCGAGGATCGTGGTGGTGACGACCTTCGAGAACGACGAGTACGTGTACGGGGCGCTGCGCGCGGGCGCCGGGGGTTTCCTGCTGAAGCGGGCCCGGCCGGCGGAGATCGTGCACGCGGTGCGGCTGGTGGCCGAGGGTGATTCGCTGCTGTTCCCGGCGGCGGTGCGGGAGTTGGCGGCTTCGTACGGGAGGGGTCCCGGCAGTGCCGAGGCGCGGACCGTCATGGAGCGTGCCGCGCTGACGGAGCGGGAGGCGGACGTGCTGCGGCTGATGGCGCGGGGCCTGTCGAACGCGGAGATCGCGGCCCGGCTGGTGGTGGGGACGGAGACCGTCAAGTCGCATGTGAGTTCCGTCCTGGCGAAACTCGGCGCGCGGGACCGGACGCAGGCGGTCATCGCGGCGTACGAGTCGGGCTTCGTCCGGCCCGGCTGA
- a CDS encoding alpha/beta fold hydrolase, whose translation MVIEQDVKLNDGRILRTYDTEGGAGDGPVVVWHHGSPQTGAPLEPLLTAAEERGVRLVTYGRPGYGGSSPLPGRNVAAAGEDVARIADALGVGAFGVMGASGGGPHALACAAALPDRVTGVVCLAGIAPYTTEFDWYAGMVAPGGLRAAADGREARELYAEADEFDPASFTAADFAALAGTWKSLGADAMKAGQEGPGGLIDDDVAFATVWGFDLAEVSAPVLLVQGGDDRVVPPAHAEWMRAGLPRAELWVRPEDGHVSVLDACPAALDWLAGQDAPLS comes from the coding sequence GTGGTCATCGAACAGGACGTGAAGCTGAACGACGGGCGCATCCTGCGGACGTACGACACCGAGGGCGGGGCGGGTGACGGGCCGGTCGTGGTCTGGCATCACGGGTCGCCGCAGACCGGGGCGCCGTTGGAGCCGCTGCTGACCGCCGCCGAGGAGCGGGGTGTCCGGCTGGTGACGTACGGGCGGCCCGGTTACGGCGGGTCGAGTCCGCTGCCGGGGCGGAACGTGGCGGCGGCGGGCGAGGACGTGGCGCGGATCGCCGACGCGCTCGGGGTCGGGGCGTTCGGGGTGATGGGGGCTTCCGGTGGGGGTCCGCACGCGCTGGCGTGCGCCGCGGCGCTGCCGGACCGGGTGACGGGGGTGGTGTGTCTGGCGGGCATCGCCCCGTACACCACGGAGTTCGACTGGTACGCGGGCATGGTGGCGCCGGGTGGTCTGCGGGCCGCAGCCGACGGGCGGGAGGCGCGTGAACTGTACGCGGAGGCCGACGAGTTCGACCCCGCCAGCTTCACCGCCGCCGACTTCGCCGCACTGGCGGGCACCTGGAAGTCGCTGGGCGCCGACGCGATGAAGGCGGGTCAGGAGGGGCCGGGCGGGCTGATCGACGACGACGTCGCGTTCGCCACCGTGTGGGGGTTCGATCTGGCGGAGGTGTCGGCGCCCGTACTGCTGGTACAGGGCGGCGACGACCGGGTCGTGCCGCCCGCGCACGCCGAGTGGATGCGCGCCGGTCTGCCCCGGGCCGAGCTGTGGGTACGCCCCGAGGACGGGCATGTCTCGGTCCTCGACGCGTGCCCGGCGGCGCTGGACTGGCTGGCCGGACAGGACGCACCCCTTTCATAA
- a CDS encoding ArsR/SmtB family transcription factor: protein MPLPFDVLAEPSRRKILDLLLERPHLVGELTDRLGLSQPGTSRHLRVLRDAGLVRVRQDAQRRWYELAPEPLAELDAWLAHYRHLWTGRLDALERHLDTTESDSP from the coding sequence ATGCCCCTCCCCTTTGACGTGCTCGCGGAGCCGAGCAGGCGCAAGATCCTGGATCTGCTCCTGGAACGTCCGCATCTGGTCGGCGAGCTGACCGACCGGCTCGGACTCAGCCAGCCCGGCACCTCCCGGCATCTGCGGGTGCTGAGGGACGCCGGGCTGGTGCGGGTCCGGCAGGACGCGCAGCGCCGCTGGTACGAGCTGGCGCCGGAACCACTGGCGGAACTCGACGCCTGGCTCGCGCACTACCGGCATCTGTGGACCGGCCGTCTCGACGCGCTCGAACGGCATCTCGACACGACGGAGAGCGACTCCCCATGA
- a CDS encoding SRPBCC family protein, with protein sequence MTTDPGSPSGPDDEGFPAALSDADDGRTALRMERRLAHPPQRVWDAITRPAQLARWFPSEVSVELRPGGEIGFHFPGDPGPGPAMTGRVTDADEPRLFAFTWGEDHLRWEIAPDGANGSVLTLVHTFGDRFGAASFASGWQVCVTALAQVLAGGPVDAARDTSGALHEAYLARFGELTRGGVEETAEGGTRLRLERQLVRPAGAVWDRLTGGAEPSAGGPVPPGFTVGTVPAGPVTEVRTSELLAYAWCAGGEVRWELGAGTGHGPRLVLTQTGPRDGFDAAEALAAWRARVAELAAELAGAP encoded by the coding sequence ATGACCACGGACCCCGGGAGCCCGAGCGGCCCCGACGACGAAGGATTCCCCGCCGCCCTGTCCGACGCGGACGACGGGCGGACCGCGCTGCGCATGGAGCGCCGGCTGGCGCATCCGCCGCAGCGGGTGTGGGACGCGATCACCCGGCCCGCGCAGCTGGCGCGGTGGTTCCCGTCGGAGGTGAGTGTGGAACTGCGGCCGGGCGGCGAGATCGGCTTCCACTTCCCCGGCGACCCCGGCCCCGGTCCGGCGATGACGGGGCGGGTCACCGACGCCGACGAACCGCGTCTCTTCGCCTTCACCTGGGGCGAGGACCATCTGCGCTGGGAGATCGCGCCGGACGGGGCGAACGGCTCGGTGCTCACGCTCGTCCACACCTTCGGCGACCGGTTCGGCGCGGCGAGCTTCGCGTCCGGCTGGCAGGTGTGTGTCACCGCGCTGGCCCAGGTGCTGGCCGGCGGGCCCGTCGATGCCGCGCGGGACACGAGCGGCGCGCTGCACGAGGCGTATCTGGCGCGGTTCGGCGAGTTGACGCGGGGAGGGGTGGAGGAGACGGCGGAGGGCGGTACGCGCCTCCGGCTGGAGCGTCAGCTCGTACGGCCCGCCGGGGCGGTGTGGGACCGGCTGACCGGTGGCGCCGAGCCGTCGGCGGGCGGGCCGGTGCCCCCGGGCTTCACCGTGGGCACGGTCCCGGCGGGGCCGGTCACGGAGGTCAGGACGTCGGAACTCCTCGCGTACGCCTGGTGTGCCGGGGGCGAGGTCCGCTGGGAGCTGGGCGCCGGGACCGGGCACGGGCCCCGGCTGGTCCTCACCCAGACCGGGCCGCGCGACGGTTTCGACGCGGCGGAAGCGCTGGCGGCGTGGCGGGCGCGGGTGGCGGAACTGGCGGCGGAACTGGCCGGGGCGCCGTAA
- a CDS encoding LysM peptidoglycan-binding domain-containing protein, translated as MPAEGKHRRNSRTSPLARRLVALGTGGAALALPLITATTAGATPAPQHITAAPAAVHAASHRVIHVVVKGESLSKIARDRSVSGGWKALYKTNRPAIGDNPSLIHPGLKLKLSGKPVSAPKAPKAPSGTSSATGNTPAATTDAIETVAKSYTNDLDGWIREALDVMAQHGIPGSYDGIHRNIIRESSGNPRAINNWDSNAAAGTPSKGLLQVIDPTFQAYHVSGTSTDPYDPVANITAACNYAADRYGSIDNVNGPY; from the coding sequence ATGCCCGCAGAGGGTAAGCACCGCCGCAATTCCCGCACCAGTCCGCTCGCCCGCCGGCTCGTCGCCCTCGGCACGGGCGGCGCCGCTCTCGCACTGCCCCTGATCACCGCCACGACGGCGGGCGCCACGCCCGCGCCGCAGCACATCACGGCGGCCCCGGCGGCGGTCCACGCCGCCTCGCACCGGGTGATCCACGTCGTGGTCAAGGGCGAGTCGCTGTCCAAGATCGCGCGCGACCGTTCGGTGAGCGGCGGCTGGAAGGCCCTGTACAAGACCAACCGGCCCGCCATCGGCGACAACCCGTCGCTGATCCACCCCGGCCTCAAGCTGAAGCTCTCGGGCAAGCCCGTATCCGCCCCCAAGGCCCCCAAGGCCCCGAGCGGCACGTCCTCCGCGACCGGGAACACCCCGGCGGCCACCACCGACGCCATCGAGACGGTCGCCAAGAGCTACACCAACGACCTCGACGGCTGGATCCGGGAAGCGCTGGACGTCATGGCGCAGCACGGCATACCCGGCTCGTACGACGGCATCCACCGCAACATCATCCGCGAGTCCTCCGGCAACCCCCGGGCCATCAACAACTGGGACTCCAACGCCGCCGCCGGCACCCCGTCGAAGGGCCTGCTCCAGGTCATCGACCCGACGTTCCAGGCGTACCACGTGTCCGGCACGTCGACCGACCCGTACGACCCGGTCGCCAACATCACCGCCGCGTGCAACTACGCGGCCGACCGCTACGGCTCGATCGACAACGTCAACGGCCCGTACTGA
- a CDS encoding right-handed parallel beta-helix repeat-containing protein, whose product MKSKYLRRRLIAGMSMTGLLVVGLLPAASAATPADAPEASAPSAATSARPSAARGAALPYTEYEAEAGDYDGTLLEADPERTFGHTNFASESSGRASVRLDGEGQFVEFTSTNAANSIVVRNSIPDAPGGGGIDATISLYADGVFVQKLDLSSRHSWLYGDTDDPESLTNTPQADARRLFDEANSLLSTTYPAGTTFKLQRDADDTAPFYIVDLIDLEEVAPPAAKPAECVSITEYGAVPDDGGDDTEALQDAVTADQNGDIPCVWIPPGQWRQEQKILTDDPDNQGQFNQIGIKNVSVRGAGMWHSQLYTLTEPQNAGGINHPHEGNFGFDIDDNTQISDLAIFGSGRIRGGGGAEGGVGLNGRFGKNTKISNVWIEHANVGVWVGRDYANIPALWGPADGLEFSGMRIRNTYADGINFTNGTRNSTVDNSSFRTTGDDSLAVWANQYVKDPAVDVAHDNVFSDNTVQLPWRANGVAIYGGYGNTVRNNLIADTANYPGIMLATDHDPLPFSGETLLTGNALHRTGGAFWNEDQEFGAITLFPASRDITGVKIRDTEILDSTYDGIQFKNGGGAVPDVEISGVTIAKSNNGAGILAMGGARGSATLTGVTITDSAEGDVLIEPGSSFVITGGPAAGRNSSSSTAGGKR is encoded by the coding sequence ATGAAGTCGAAGTACCTCCGACGACGCCTCATCGCTGGCATGTCCATGACCGGACTGCTGGTCGTCGGGCTCCTGCCCGCGGCGTCCGCCGCCACCCCCGCCGACGCGCCCGAGGCGTCCGCGCCGTCCGCCGCCACCTCGGCACGCCCGTCCGCCGCGCGCGGAGCCGCCCTCCCGTACACCGAGTACGAGGCCGAAGCCGGCGACTACGACGGCACGTTGCTGGAGGCGGACCCGGAACGCACCTTCGGGCACACCAACTTCGCCAGCGAGTCGTCCGGCCGCGCGTCGGTACGGCTCGACGGCGAGGGCCAGTTCGTGGAGTTCACCTCCACCAACGCCGCGAACTCGATCGTGGTGCGCAACTCGATCCCCGACGCCCCGGGCGGCGGCGGCATCGACGCCACGATCAGCCTCTACGCCGACGGCGTCTTCGTGCAGAAACTGGACCTGTCGTCCAGGCACAGCTGGCTGTACGGCGACACGGACGACCCCGAGTCGCTGACCAACACGCCCCAGGCGGACGCCCGCAGACTGTTCGACGAGGCCAACTCGCTGCTGTCCACGACGTATCCGGCGGGCACCACGTTCAAGCTCCAGCGAGACGCCGACGACACGGCGCCCTTCTACATCGTGGACCTGATCGACCTGGAAGAGGTCGCGCCCCCGGCCGCCAAGCCGGCCGAGTGCGTCTCGATCACCGAGTACGGAGCGGTCCCCGACGACGGCGGCGACGACACCGAGGCACTCCAGGACGCGGTCACCGCCGACCAGAACGGCGACATCCCCTGTGTCTGGATCCCGCCGGGCCAGTGGCGTCAGGAACAGAAGATCCTGACCGACGACCCCGACAACCAGGGGCAGTTCAACCAGATCGGCATCAAGAACGTCTCCGTCCGGGGCGCGGGCATGTGGCACTCCCAGCTCTACACGCTGACCGAGCCGCAGAACGCGGGCGGCATCAACCACCCGCACGAGGGCAACTTCGGCTTCGACATCGACGACAACACCCAGATATCCGACCTCGCCATCTTCGGCTCCGGCCGTATCCGGGGCGGCGGGGGAGCCGAGGGCGGAGTCGGCCTCAACGGGCGCTTCGGCAAGAACACCAAGATATCCAACGTGTGGATCGAACACGCCAACGTGGGTGTCTGGGTCGGCCGCGACTACGCCAACATCCCCGCGCTCTGGGGCCCGGCCGACGGTCTTGAATTCAGCGGAATGCGTATCCGCAACACCTATGCGGACGGGATCAACTTCACCAACGGAACGCGGAATTCGACGGTGGACAACTCGTCCTTCCGCACCACCGGTGACGATTCGCTCGCCGTCTGGGCCAATCAGTACGTGAAGGACCCGGCCGTGGACGTCGCCCACGACAACGTGTTCTCCGACAACACCGTTCAGCTGCCCTGGCGGGCCAACGGAGTCGCGATCTACGGCGGTTACGGAAACACCGTGCGGAACAACCTGATCGCCGACACGGCCAATTACCCGGGCATCATGCTGGCGACCGACCACGATCCGCTGCCGTTCTCCGGCGAGACCCTGCTCACCGGGAACGCCCTGCACCGCACGGGCGGTGCCTTCTGGAACGAGGACCAGGAGTTCGGCGCCATCACCCTCTTCCCGGCGAGCCGGGACATCACCGGGGTGAAGATCAGGGACACCGAGATCCTCGACTCCACCTACGACGGCATCCAGTTCAAGAACGGCGGTGGTGCTGTGCCGGACGTCGAGATCAGCGGCGTGACCATCGCCAAGTCCAACAACGGCGCCGGAATCCTGGCGATGGGCGGCGCCCGCGGCAGCGCGACGCTGACCGGCGTGACGATCACCGACTCGGCCGAGGGAGACGTCCTGATCGAGCCGGGATCCAGCTTCGTGATCACCGGCGGGCCCGCCGCCGGGCGGAACTCCTCCTCATCCACGGCCGGTGGAAAGCGGTAA
- a CDS encoding FAD-dependent oxidoreductase yields the protein MANPTILTVDDDPAVSRAVARDIRRHYGESYRVVRAVSGDEALEALREIKLRGDQLAIMLADYRMPRMNGLEFLEAAMDLFPLARRVLLTAYADTEAAIDAINVVDLDHYLLKPWSPPEQNLYPVIDSLLELWLATPDPVATETRVVGHRWSAPSFAVRDFLARNLVPFRWLLSDEPEGDRLLTAAGLTRADVPMVVTSDGKTLVCPTERELADHVGLSTVPAADFYDLVVVGGGPAGLGAAVYGASEGLRTLLVEQQATGGQAGQSSRIENYLGFPDGVSGRQLTERARRQALKFGAEILSTQRAVALDAAGSGRVLRLGEASSVTAHTVVLATGVSYRRLGAAGVEEFTGTGVFYGSTVTEAVNCSDEDVYIVGGANSAGQAAVYFSRYARRVHVLIRQGDLTRSMSSYLIDQLNGIDHIEIHPWTEVTGAEGDGHLQSLTLRDGRSGESRSVPTSWLFVFIGAEPHTDWLDGAVTRDAHGFVMTGTDLLTSGQRPADWRLPRDPYHLETNIPGVFAAGDVRAASVKRVASAVGEGAMAVSLVHRYLEAQ from the coding sequence ATGGCGAATCCGACAATCCTCACCGTCGACGACGATCCCGCCGTGTCGCGGGCCGTCGCCCGCGACATCCGCCGCCACTACGGGGAGAGCTACCGCGTCGTGCGCGCGGTGTCGGGCGACGAGGCCCTGGAGGCCCTGCGGGAGATCAAGCTGCGCGGGGACCAGCTCGCGATCATGCTCGCGGACTACCGGATGCCCCGGATGAACGGCCTGGAGTTCCTCGAAGCCGCCATGGACCTCTTCCCGCTCGCCCGCCGGGTGCTGCTCACCGCGTACGCGGACACCGAGGCCGCGATCGACGCCATCAACGTCGTGGACCTCGACCACTACCTGCTCAAGCCGTGGAGCCCCCCGGAGCAGAACCTCTACCCGGTGATCGACTCGCTCCTGGAACTGTGGCTGGCCACCCCCGACCCGGTCGCCACCGAGACCCGGGTGGTCGGCCACCGCTGGTCGGCGCCGTCCTTCGCGGTACGCGACTTCCTCGCCCGCAACCTCGTGCCGTTCCGGTGGCTGCTCTCCGACGAACCGGAGGGCGACCGGCTGCTCACCGCCGCCGGGCTCACCCGGGCGGACGTGCCCATGGTCGTCACCTCCGACGGCAAGACACTGGTCTGCCCCACCGAACGGGAACTCGCCGACCACGTCGGGCTCAGCACCGTACCGGCCGCCGACTTCTACGACCTGGTGGTCGTCGGCGGCGGCCCCGCCGGGCTCGGCGCGGCCGTGTACGGGGCCTCCGAAGGGCTCCGTACGCTGCTGGTGGAGCAGCAGGCCACCGGCGGGCAGGCCGGCCAGAGCAGCCGGATCGAGAACTATCTGGGCTTCCCCGACGGTGTGTCCGGCCGGCAGCTGACCGAGCGGGCCCGCCGCCAGGCGCTCAAGTTCGGGGCCGAGATCCTCAGCACCCAGCGCGCCGTCGCGCTCGACGCGGCGGGCTCCGGCCGGGTGCTGCGCCTGGGCGAGGCCAGCTCCGTCACCGCCCACACCGTGGTCCTCGCCACCGGGGTGTCCTACCGGCGGCTCGGCGCGGCGGGCGTCGAGGAGTTCACCGGCACCGGCGTCTTCTACGGGTCCACCGTCACCGAGGCGGTCAACTGCTCCGACGAGGACGTCTACATCGTCGGCGGCGCCAACTCGGCGGGGCAGGCGGCGGTGTACTTCTCCCGCTACGCCCGCCGGGTCCACGTACTGATCCGCCAGGGCGACCTCACCCGGTCCATGTCGAGTTATCTGATCGACCAGCTCAACGGCATCGACCACATCGAGATCCATCCCTGGACCGAGGTGACCGGCGCCGAGGGCGACGGCCACCTCCAGAGCCTGACCCTGCGCGACGGCCGGAGCGGCGAGAGCAGAAGCGTCCCGACGTCCTGGCTGTTCGTCTTCATCGGCGCCGAGCCGCACACGGACTGGCTGGACGGGGCGGTCACCCGTGACGCGCACGGCTTCGTGATGACCGGGACGGACCTCCTGACGAGCGGGCAGCGCCCGGCGGACTGGCGGCTGCCCCGCGACCCCTACCACCTGGAGACGAACATTCCGGGCGTCTTCGCCGCCGGCGACGTGCGCGCCGCTTCGGTCAAACGCGTCGCGTCGGCCGTCGGCGAGGGCGCGATGGCCGTCTCCCTGGTGCACCGATACCTGGAGGCACAGTGA
- a CDS encoding ATP-binding protein encodes MTSTPAEIPAEDRLTPDELRTLFLFEDLSPDQLDWLAARGRIDRRTAGEVVYREGAPATCFFILLTGALSLHRVLHGDDVEVNRTDQRGVYSGATRSYLGDRVEQTYPHTLRAVSDAEFYVLSADEFAHAIRTWFPMALHLLEGLFFGTRAANAIVSERERLMALASLSAGLTHELNNPAAAALRATAGLRERVTGMRHKLAMIADGRVDGAGLHRLVGLQDDAVKRAARGVSLTAMEAADAEDTVSDWLDEHQVSGAWDLAPSLVAAGVGVDWLAGAARSVGAEHLEAAVRWITYTIDTELMMGEIDDSVERISELVGAARQYSQLDRTPLQTVDVHALLDATLTMLQAKIPEKVRVVREYDRDVPSISAYGAELNQVWTNLIVNALDAMPDGGTLTLRTWREDERLVVEVGDTGVGIAKDVRPRIFEPFFTTKQVGEGTGLGLDISYRIVVNKHHGDLRVTSQPGDTRFQVCLPIDQEAAGSEARGTEAVSPATDG; translated from the coding sequence GTGACCAGCACCCCCGCGGAGATCCCGGCGGAGGACCGGCTGACGCCGGACGAGTTGCGCACCCTGTTCCTGTTCGAGGACCTCAGCCCCGACCAGCTCGACTGGCTGGCCGCGCGCGGCCGGATCGACCGGCGGACGGCCGGCGAGGTGGTGTACCGCGAGGGCGCGCCCGCCACCTGCTTCTTCATCCTGCTCACCGGCGCCCTCTCGCTCCACCGGGTGCTGCACGGCGACGACGTCGAGGTCAACCGGACCGACCAGCGGGGCGTCTACAGCGGCGCCACACGCTCGTACCTGGGCGACCGGGTCGAACAGACGTACCCGCACACGCTGCGCGCGGTCAGCGACGCCGAGTTCTACGTCCTGTCGGCCGACGAGTTCGCGCACGCGATCCGCACCTGGTTCCCGATGGCGCTGCATCTGCTGGAGGGCCTGTTCTTCGGTACGCGGGCGGCCAACGCGATCGTCAGCGAGCGGGAACGGCTGATGGCGCTGGCGTCGCTGTCCGCCGGTCTCACCCATGAGCTGAACAATCCCGCGGCGGCGGCGCTGCGGGCCACCGCCGGGCTGCGCGAGCGGGTCACCGGAATGCGGCACAAACTCGCCATGATCGCCGACGGCCGGGTGGACGGCGCCGGGCTGCACCGGCTGGTGGGGCTCCAGGACGACGCCGTGAAGCGGGCGGCCCGGGGCGTCAGCCTGACGGCGATGGAGGCGGCCGACGCCGAGGACACCGTCAGCGACTGGCTGGACGAGCACCAGGTCTCCGGGGCGTGGGACCTGGCGCCGTCGCTGGTGGCGGCGGGGGTCGGGGTCGACTGGCTGGCCGGGGCGGCGCGGTCGGTCGGCGCCGAGCACCTGGAGGCGGCGGTGCGCTGGATCACGTACACCATCGACACCGAGCTGATGATGGGCGAGATCGACGACTCCGTGGAACGGATCTCGGAGCTGGTGGGCGCGGCCCGGCAGTACTCCCAGCTCGACCGCACACCGCTCCAGACCGTCGACGTGCACGCGCTGCTCGACGCCACGCTGACCATGCTCCAGGCGAAGATCCCGGAGAAGGTGCGGGTCGTCCGGGAGTACGACCGGGACGTGCCGTCGATCTCCGCGTACGGCGCGGAGCTGAACCAGGTGTGGACGAATCTGATCGTCAACGCCCTGGACGCGATGCCCGACGGCGGCACGCTGACGCTGCGCACCTGGCGGGAGGACGAGCGGCTCGTGGTGGAGGTGGGCGACACGGGGGTGGGGATCGCGAAGGACGTACGGCCCCGGATCTTCGAGCCGTTCTTCACCACCAAGCAGGTCGGTGAGGGAACAGGCCTGGGGCTCGACATCTCGTACCGCATCGTCGTCAACAAGCACCACGGCGATCTGCGCGTCACCTCGCAGCCGGGGGACACCCGGTTCCAGGTGTGCCTGCCGATCGACCAGGAGGCGGCCGGGTCGGAGGCGCGCGGTACGGAGGCGGTCAGCCCAGCAACTGATGGGTGA